A DNA window from Streptomyces parvus contains the following coding sequences:
- a CDS encoding ABC transporter permease, whose product MTTDETTNTVDKSSTSLDKGTGPADTPPVGNPDAAEGAATVVDPRLLIREQGFAGYLTEFKRKISGGDLGSIPVVIGLAIIAIVFQSLNSEFLSAKNISDIAVTMVATGMMAVGIIFVLLLGEIDLSVGSVSGVSGALIAVLSVTQGMNEWLAIVVAIVSGAVMGAIHGFFFARIGAPAFAVTLAGLLFWLGFMLQLLGDSGTINLDGEGVVGQLTTYYFTDVAAAYGLAAVAVVGYFAAAFLDTRRREAAGIPSRPIADIAVRTAVLAVFAFAAAYMFNQYRGLPLALVLFLIVLVGTDFLLRRTAYGRKIFALGGSVEASRRAGINVTAIRISVFSIAGTFAAIGGLFWASKIAAANQGSGTGDLLMNVIAAAVIGGTSLFGGRGRTWNALLGVMVIVSIQYGLSLEGIATPIQYMVTGAVLLATVVIDSVTRKTQKTAGRA is encoded by the coding sequence GTGACCACCGACGAGACCACCAACACGGTGGACAAGAGCAGCACCTCGCTGGACAAGGGCACCGGCCCGGCGGACACGCCGCCGGTCGGCAACCCGGACGCCGCCGAGGGTGCCGCCACGGTCGTCGACCCCCGGCTGCTCATCCGCGAGCAGGGCTTCGCCGGATACCTCACCGAGTTCAAGCGCAAGATCAGCGGCGGTGACCTGGGCTCGATCCCGGTGGTCATCGGCCTCGCGATCATCGCCATCGTCTTCCAGAGCCTGAACTCCGAGTTCCTCTCCGCGAAGAACATCAGCGACATCGCGGTCACCATGGTCGCCACCGGGATGATGGCCGTGGGCATCATCTTCGTCCTGCTGCTCGGCGAGATCGACCTCTCGGTCGGCTCCGTCTCCGGTGTCTCCGGCGCCCTGATCGCGGTGCTCAGCGTCACCCAGGGCATGAACGAATGGCTGGCGATCGTCGTCGCCATCGTCAGCGGCGCGGTGATGGGCGCGATCCACGGCTTCTTCTTCGCCCGGATCGGGGCCCCGGCCTTCGCCGTCACCCTGGCCGGCCTGCTGTTCTGGCTCGGCTTCATGCTCCAGCTGCTCGGCGACTCCGGCACGATCAACCTGGACGGCGAAGGGGTGGTCGGCCAGCTGACCACGTACTACTTCACCGACGTCGCCGCCGCCTACGGGCTCGCCGCCGTCGCGGTCGTCGGCTACTTCGCCGCCGCCTTCCTGGACACCCGCCGCCGCGAGGCCGCGGGCATCCCGTCCCGCCCGATCGCCGACATCGCCGTGCGCACCGCGGTCCTCGCGGTGTTCGCCTTCGCCGCCGCGTACATGTTCAACCAGTACCGCGGCCTGCCGCTCGCGCTGGTCCTCTTCCTGATCGTCCTGGTCGGCACGGACTTCCTGCTCCGCCGGACGGCTTACGGGCGGAAGATCTTCGCACTCGGCGGCAGCGTCGAGGCCTCCCGGCGCGCCGGTATCAACGTCACCGCGATCCGGATCTCCGTCTTCTCCATCGCGGGCACCTTCGCGGCGATCGGCGGCCTGTTCTGGGCTTCCAAGATCGCGGCGGCCAACCAGGGCTCCGGCACCGGAGACCTCCTGATGAACGTCATCGCGGCGGCCGTCATCGGCGGCACCAGCCTCTTCGGCGGCCGCGGCCGCACCTGGAACGCCCTGCTCGGCGTCATGGTGATCGTCTCGATCCAGTACGGACTGTCGCTGGAGGGCATCGCCACGCCGATCCAGTACATGGTCACCGGCGCCGTGCTCCTCGCCACGGTCGTCATCGACTCCGTCACCCGTAAGACCCAGAAGACCGCGGGTCGCGCCTGA
- the dxs gene encoding 1-deoxy-D-xylulose-5-phosphate synthase, whose translation MDLLTRIKGPRDLDRLSLGELDQLAEEIRTFLVDAVSKTGGHLGPNLGVVELTIALHRVFESPKDKVLWDTGHQAYVHKLLTGRQDFSRLKSKGGLSGYPSRAESDHDIIENSHASGVLGWADGLAKANEVLKKDDHVVAVIGDGALTGGMAWEALNNIAAAKDRPLVIVVNDNERSYAPTIGGLANHLATLRTTDGYERFLARGKDFLERTPVVGRPLYDTLHGAKKGLKDFIAPQGMFEDLGLKYVGPIDGHDIEALESALQRAKRFGGPVIVHCLTEKGRGYTPALEDEADRFHAVGKIHPDTGLPISTSGLDWTSVFGEEMVKLGQEREDIVAITAAMLQPVGLGKFEEAFPDRIYDVGIAEQHGAVSAAGLATGGLHPVFAVYATFLNRAFDQVLMDVALHKCGVTFVLDRAGITGTDGASHNGMWDMSILQCVPGLRIAAPRDADQVRAQLREAVAVDDAPTVVRFSKGAVGPAVQAVGKAGGMDILREPKAARPDVLIVSVGALAPMCLEIADLLDAQGISSTVVDPRWVKPVDDALAPLAERHRVVVTVEDNSRAGGVGSAVAQALRDAGVDVPLRDFGIPPVFLDHASRGEVMAEIGLTAPDIARQVTGLVAKLDGRFESRAVEPARD comes from the coding sequence GTGGATCTGCTGACCCGCATCAAGGGACCGCGCGACCTGGACCGGCTCAGCCTCGGTGAGCTGGACCAGCTCGCGGAGGAGATCCGCACCTTCCTGGTGGACGCGGTGTCCAAGACCGGCGGCCACCTCGGACCCAACCTGGGCGTCGTCGAGCTCACCATCGCGCTGCACCGGGTCTTCGAGTCTCCCAAGGACAAGGTGCTCTGGGACACCGGGCACCAGGCCTACGTCCACAAGCTGCTCACCGGCCGCCAGGACTTCTCCCGCCTCAAGAGCAAGGGCGGCCTCTCCGGCTACCCCTCCCGCGCCGAGTCCGACCACGACATCATCGAGAACAGCCACGCCTCCGGGGTCCTCGGCTGGGCCGACGGCCTCGCCAAGGCGAACGAGGTCCTGAAGAAGGACGACCACGTCGTCGCGGTCATCGGTGACGGCGCGCTCACGGGCGGTATGGCCTGGGAGGCGCTGAACAACATCGCCGCCGCCAAGGACCGCCCCCTCGTCATCGTCGTCAACGACAACGAGCGCTCCTACGCGCCGACCATCGGCGGCCTGGCCAACCACCTCGCCACGCTCCGTACGACCGACGGTTACGAACGGTTCCTGGCCCGCGGCAAGGACTTCCTGGAGCGCACGCCCGTCGTCGGCCGCCCGCTGTACGACACCCTGCACGGCGCCAAGAAGGGCCTCAAGGACTTCATCGCCCCGCAGGGCATGTTCGAGGACCTCGGCCTGAAGTACGTCGGCCCGATCGACGGGCACGACATCGAGGCCCTGGAGTCCGCTCTCCAGCGCGCCAAACGCTTCGGCGGCCCGGTCATCGTGCACTGCCTCACCGAGAAGGGCCGCGGCTACACCCCGGCCCTGGAGGACGAGGCGGACCGCTTCCACGCGGTCGGCAAGATCCACCCGGACACCGGCCTGCCGATCTCCACCTCCGGCCTCGACTGGACCTCCGTCTTCGGCGAGGAGATGGTCAAGCTCGGCCAGGAGCGCGAGGACATCGTCGCCATCACGGCCGCCATGCTCCAGCCCGTCGGCCTCGGCAAGTTCGAGGAGGCCTTCCCGGACCGGATCTATGACGTCGGCATCGCCGAGCAGCATGGCGCGGTCTCCGCGGCGGGCCTCGCCACCGGCGGCCTCCACCCGGTCTTCGCGGTCTACGCCACCTTCCTCAACCGCGCCTTCGACCAGGTCCTGATGGACGTCGCCCTGCACAAGTGCGGCGTCACCTTCGTCCTGGACCGGGCCGGCATCACCGGCACGGACGGGGCCTCCCACAACGGCATGTGGGACATGTCGATCCTCCAGTGCGTGCCCGGCCTTCGGATCGCCGCCCCGCGCGACGCCGACCAGGTCCGCGCCCAGCTGCGCGAGGCCGTCGCCGTCGACGACGCGCCCACCGTGGTCCGCTTCTCCAAGGGCGCGGTCGGTCCCGCCGTCCAGGCGGTCGGCAAGGCCGGCGGCATGGACATCCTGCGCGAGCCGAAGGCGGCCCGCCCGGACGTCCTGATCGTCTCCGTCGGCGCGCTCGCTCCGATGTGCCTGGAGATCGCCGACCTGCTGGATGCCCAGGGCATCTCCAGCACCGTCGTCGACCCCCGGTGGGTCAAGCCCGTCGACGATGCTCTCGCCCCGCTCGCCGAGCGCCACCGCGTCGTGGTCACCGTCGAGGACAACAGCCGCGCCGGAGGTGTCGGCTCCGCCGTCGCCCAGGCCCTGCGTGACGCCGGTGTCGACGTACCGCTGCGCGACTTCGGCATCCCGCCGGTCTTCCTCGACCACGCCTCGCGCGGCGAGGTCATGGCCGAGATCGGGCTGACCGCGCCGGACATCGCCCGGCAGGTCACGGGCCTGGTCGCCAAGCTCGACGGCCGCTTCGAGAGCCGCGCGGTGGAGCCCGCCCGCGACTGA
- a CDS encoding amino acid permease — translation MFRTKSVEQSIRDTEEPEHGLKKSLSALDLTVFGVGVIIGTGIFVLTGQVAKETAGPATAIAFVAAGVVCALAALCYAEFASTVPVAGSAYTFAYASLGELVAWIIGWDLVLEFALGTAVVAVGWSGYVRSLMDNVHWTMPEVLSGTDVAEGFGFDILAFALVLVLTVILVIGMKLSARVTSVVVAIKVAVVLMVIIAGLFFIKAENYKPFIPPAEKQPAGSGWDAPLVQLMFGYEPTNFGVMGIFTAASIVFFAFIGFDVVATAAEETKLPQRDMPRGILGSLLICTVLYVAVSLVVTGMQHYSELSVSAPLADAFKATGHPFYAGLISFGAAVGLTTVCMILLLGQTRVFFAMSRDGLLPRFFSKTHPRFRTPYRPTILLGVVIAIIAGFTSIEELATLVNIGTLFAFVIVALGVLVLRRTQPDLPRAFRTPWVPVLPIISVAASVWLMLNLPVETWVRFGAWMVLGVIVYFAYGRSHSRMAKERGPGRS, via the coding sequence ATGTTCCGCACCAAGTCCGTCGAACAGTCGATCAGGGACACCGAGGAGCCGGAACACGGGCTGAAGAAGTCCCTCTCGGCCCTGGACCTGACGGTCTTCGGCGTCGGCGTCATCATCGGCACCGGCATCTTCGTCCTCACCGGTCAGGTCGCCAAGGAGACGGCGGGCCCCGCCACCGCCATCGCGTTCGTGGCGGCGGGCGTCGTGTGCGCCCTGGCCGCGCTCTGCTACGCCGAGTTCGCCTCCACCGTCCCGGTGGCCGGTTCCGCCTACACCTTCGCCTACGCCTCCCTGGGCGAACTGGTCGCCTGGATCATCGGCTGGGACCTGGTGCTGGAGTTCGCCCTGGGCACCGCGGTGGTCGCGGTCGGCTGGTCCGGCTACGTCCGCTCCCTGATGGACAACGTCCACTGGACGATGCCCGAGGTGCTCTCGGGAACGGACGTGGCGGAAGGTTTCGGCTTCGACATCCTGGCCTTCGCCCTGGTGCTGGTGCTGACCGTCATCCTGGTCATCGGCATGAAGCTCTCCGCCCGCGTCACCTCGGTCGTGGTGGCGATCAAGGTCGCCGTGGTCCTCATGGTGATCATCGCGGGCCTGTTCTTCATCAAGGCCGAGAACTACAAGCCCTTCATCCCCCCGGCCGAGAAGCAGCCCGCGGGCTCCGGCTGGGACGCCCCGCTCGTGCAGCTGATGTTCGGTTACGAACCCACCAACTTCGGCGTGATGGGCATCTTCACCGCCGCCTCCATCGTCTTCTTCGCCTTCATCGGCTTCGACGTGGTCGCCACCGCCGCCGAGGAGACCAAGCTGCCCCAGCGCGACATGCCGCGCGGCATCCTCGGCTCGCTCCTGATCTGCACGGTGCTCTACGTGGCGGTCTCCCTCGTGGTCACCGGCATGCAGCACTACAGCGAACTGTCCGTCAGCGCCCCGCTCGCCGACGCCTTCAAGGCCACCGGGCATCCGTTCTACGCCGGTCTGATCAGCTTCGGCGCCGCGGTCGGCCTCACCACGGTCTGCATGATCCTGCTGCTCGGCCAGACCCGTGTCTTCTTCGCGATGAGCCGGGACGGCCTGCTCCCGCGCTTCTTCTCCAAGACCCACCCGCGCTTCCGCACCCCGTACCGGCCGACGATCCTGCTCGGCGTCGTGATCGCGATCATCGCCGGGTTCACCAGCATCGAGGAGCTGGCCACCCTGGTGAACATCGGCACGCTCTTCGCGTTCGTCATCGTCGCCCTCGGCGTCCTGGTCCTGCGCCGCACCCAGCCGGACCTGCCCCGCGCGTTCCGTACGCCGTGGGTTCCGGTGCTCCCGATCATCTCGGTGGCCGCCTCGGTCTGGCTGATGCTCAACCTGCCGGTGGAGACCTGGGTGCGCTTCGGCGCCTGGATGGTGCTCGGCGTCATCGTCTACTTCGCGTACGGGCGCTCCCACAGCCGGATGGCCAAGGAGCGAGGCCCGGGCCGGTCGTGA
- a CDS encoding hydrogenase expression protein HypA, whose product MRGTAGDPGDALTPGAQRGRETPSSSADPDASAHGPTSDPEQDKGAEQPTSQKTAPQEQGAEAAVGAAALPGTGAPKPSEKKSSAKTPAAAEATGAASVAEPSSEPAAAAAFGGSPDAATAVASPGGGAGTRTDEEPPGNRPRKPMLAAAAIVGAVLISVPFLVAGQDDDRKPGKDQTQNAAGTVLDAQRPLAPETYTSESPKPSVKPSKKETVKPPVPPAPKPVVVPPSPSPSASKPAEKKPEKRAATGAPRGTAAAALESLAKSDPQGRHICYRAFVSGQGWQSAVCDGTMTGTAGQGKKITALNIAVWNVEGSSANALLHEEGSSSGQAKWAPSWTAVVGDGKNNYIGSSKPGAPFLTGFAMNVGKGSVCHTAKMQNGGWGPQFCKNGRPEYMFVGTTDNRNWFEAVKLTV is encoded by the coding sequence ATGCGAGGCACTGCGGGGGACCCCGGTGACGCTCTGACGCCGGGTGCTCAGCGCGGCCGCGAAACCCCGTCCTCGTCGGCCGACCCGGATGCGAGCGCACACGGCCCGACGAGCGACCCCGAGCAGGACAAGGGGGCGGAGCAGCCCACCTCGCAGAAGACGGCCCCGCAGGAGCAAGGTGCGGAGGCCGCTGTCGGTGCCGCAGCCCTTCCGGGCACCGGCGCTCCGAAGCCGTCGGAGAAGAAGTCCTCGGCAAAGACACCAGCCGCTGCCGAAGCAACGGGAGCGGCTTCGGTGGCGGAGCCCTCCTCGGAACCGGCCGCGGCAGCCGCCTTCGGCGGATCCCCGGACGCCGCGACGGCAGTGGCGTCGCCGGGCGGTGGGGCGGGGACGCGTACGGACGAAGAGCCGCCCGGCAACAGGCCCAGGAAGCCGATGCTGGCCGCTGCGGCGATCGTTGGCGCGGTCCTGATCTCGGTGCCGTTCCTCGTAGCGGGGCAGGACGACGACCGCAAGCCCGGGAAGGACCAGACCCAGAACGCGGCGGGCACGGTTCTGGACGCTCAACGCCCCCTGGCCCCGGAGACCTACACCAGCGAGTCGCCGAAGCCCTCCGTGAAACCCAGCAAGAAGGAGACGGTGAAGCCCCCCGTCCCGCCGGCGCCCAAACCGGTGGTCGTGCCTCCGTCCCCGAGCCCTTCGGCGAGCAAGCCGGCGGAGAAGAAGCCGGAGAAGAGGGCGGCGACGGGCGCACCACGGGGGACGGCGGCGGCCGCGTTGGAAAGCCTCGCCAAGAGCGACCCCCAGGGGCGGCACATCTGCTACCGGGCCTTCGTCTCCGGGCAGGGGTGGCAGTCGGCCGTGTGCGACGGGACGATGACCGGGACAGCGGGGCAGGGCAAGAAGATCACGGCGCTCAACATCGCGGTCTGGAACGTCGAAGGCTCCTCGGCCAACGCTCTGCTGCACGAGGAGGGTTCGTCGAGCGGCCAGGCGAAGTGGGCCCCGAGCTGGACAGCTGTCGTCGGTGATGGCAAGAACAACTACATCGGCAGTTCGAAGCCGGGCGCTCCGTTCCTGACGGGCTTCGCCATGAACGTCGGCAAGGGCAGCGTCTGCCACACCGCCAAGATGCAGAACGGTGGCTGGGGACCGCAGTTCTGCAAGAACGGCCGCCCCGAGTACATGTTCGTCGGCACCACCGACAACAGGAACTGGTTCGAGGCCGTCAAGCTGACGGTATGA
- a CDS encoding NTP pyrophosphohydrolase has protein sequence MSEDEAVLVIVDGANVVGSVPDGWWRDRRGAAVRLRDLLVPYATAGLPGLPGPVEIVLVVEGAARGVASVAGVRVESAPGSGDDLIAGLAAAARPDRECVVVTADRGLRERVEAYGARCVGPRTVRPPRRSGNEGMSG, from the coding sequence ATGAGCGAGGACGAAGCGGTGCTGGTGATCGTGGACGGCGCCAATGTGGTCGGGTCCGTGCCCGACGGCTGGTGGCGGGACCGGCGCGGGGCGGCGGTCCGGCTGCGCGATCTCCTGGTCCCGTACGCCACGGCCGGGCTGCCGGGCCTGCCCGGCCCGGTCGAGATCGTGCTCGTGGTCGAGGGGGCCGCCCGGGGCGTCGCGTCCGTGGCCGGGGTCCGGGTCGAATCGGCCCCCGGCAGCGGTGACGACCTGATCGCCGGGCTGGCGGCCGCCGCCCGCCCGGACCGGGAGTGCGTCGTCGTCACCGCCGACCGCGGACTGCGAGAGCGGGTCGAGGCGTACGGGGCGCGGTGTGTGGGGCCCCGTACCGTACGGCCGCCGCGCCGATCTGGGAACGAGGGCATGTCGGGCTGA
- a CDS encoding LCP family protein, translating to MSNDETTPGPRPSRRTAKPRKRRRGLKITLGVLLVLALAAGATLYWLYSQLDGNIKGVDINKALGEDRPEKLPTSGQNLLVLGSDSRAGAENKELGGGGSVSGARSDTAMVVHIPEGRSKAVAVSIPRDTLVTRPECVKDDGSTVAGKERVMFNSVYAQVGPACVVKTMEKMSGVRVDHYLEINFAGFKDLVDAIGGVTVDVPQDIDDKASGLNLTAGPQKLNGTESLAYVRTRHGIGDGSDLGRIGLQQQFLMALLSEVKSQDLLGSPANSYKIAKSATKSLTTDSSLASLTSLAEFARSMNGVDPASMETIMLPVAYDPIDPNRVIASEPQSGQLWKAIREDTAIPEEAKKSPATGG from the coding sequence ATGAGCAACGACGAGACGACCCCGGGCCCCCGCCCCTCCCGGCGTACGGCGAAGCCCCGCAAACGCCGCCGCGGCCTCAAGATCACGCTCGGTGTCCTGCTCGTCCTCGCGCTCGCCGCCGGCGCCACCCTCTACTGGCTCTACAGCCAGCTCGACGGGAACATCAAGGGCGTCGACATCAACAAGGCGCTCGGGGAGGACCGCCCGGAGAAACTCCCCACCAGCGGGCAGAACCTGCTGGTCCTCGGCTCGGACTCACGGGCCGGGGCGGAGAACAAGGAGCTGGGCGGCGGAGGCTCCGTCAGCGGCGCGCGCTCCGACACCGCGATGGTGGTGCACATACCCGAGGGCCGGTCGAAGGCTGTCGCCGTCTCCATCCCGCGCGACACCCTGGTGACCCGGCCCGAGTGCGTCAAGGACGACGGCTCGACGGTGGCGGGCAAGGAGCGCGTCATGTTCAACTCCGTCTACGCGCAGGTCGGTCCGGCCTGTGTGGTGAAGACGATGGAGAAGATGTCCGGCGTCCGCGTCGACCACTACCTGGAGATCAACTTCGCCGGGTTCAAGGACCTGGTCGACGCCATCGGCGGGGTCACCGTCGACGTACCGCAGGACATCGACGACAAGGCGTCCGGGTTGAACCTCACCGCGGGCCCGCAGAAGCTGAACGGCACCGAGTCCCTGGCGTACGTCCGGACTCGGCACGGCATCGGCGACGGAAGCGACCTCGGCCGTATCGGGCTCCAGCAGCAGTTCCTGATGGCCCTGCTGAGCGAGGTCAAGTCACAGGACCTGCTGGGCAGTCCGGCGAACTCGTACAAGATCGCCAAGTCCGCCACCAAGTCGCTCACCACCGACTCCTCTCTCGCCTCGCTCACCTCGCTGGCGGAGTTCGCCCGCTCCATGAACGGCGTCGACCCGGCCTCCATGGAGACGATCATGCTGCCGGTGGCGTACGACCCCATCGACCCGAACCGGGTGATCGCGTCCGAACCGCAGTCGGGTCAGCTGTGGAAGGCGATCCGCGAGGACACCGCGATCCCCGAGGAAGCGAAGAAGTCTCCCGCGACCGGGGGCTGA
- a CDS encoding 3-hydroxyacyl-CoA dehydrogenase NAD-binding domain-containing protein, whose amino-acid sequence MSSTTELLKGAAELFPGEVVTQAHVRHLDLPFGAGRFALITLDNGLDHTKPTTFGPQSLANLNAAIDQVEKEAAEGTITGIGLTGKPFIFAVGADLKGVELLSRHEDALAIGKGGHDVFRRLSGLAVPTFAYYNGAAMGGGVEVGLHCTYRTVSKALPAFSLPEVFLGLVPGWGGCALLPNLIGADRAVSVIIENSLNQNRQLKGKQVFELGIADAIFEGADFLEQSLVWTANVLKGAVTVERAEVDRGEAWDAAVARGRAIADSKVHGAAPAAYRALDIIAAAKDGDLSAGFDAEDQALADLIMGGELRSGIYAFNLVQKRAKRPAGAPDKNLARPVTKVGVVGAGLMASQLALLFLRRLEVPVVLTDIDQERVDKGVGYVHAEIEKLLGKGRINQDKANRLKGLVSGVLDKAEGFADADFIIEAVFEEIGVKQQVFAEVEAVAPAHAILATNTSSLSVTEMASKLKNPERVVGFHFFNPVAILPLLEIVRGEQTDDASLATAFGVARKLKKTAVLVKDAPAFVVNRILTRFMGEIQNVIDEGTPVEVAEKAVEPLGLPMSPLVLLELVGPAIGLHVSETLNRSFPERFTVSQNLAAVVKAGKRGFYVYDSGAPVLDPEVAALLKQGDTVLTEEQTRDRVLDAVAQEIGLMLEEGVVAEAQDIDLCLITGAGWPFHLGGITPYLDREGVSQRVNGKPFLAQGVASVPA is encoded by the coding sequence GTGAGCTCCACCACTGAGCTTCTGAAGGGCGCGGCCGAGCTGTTCCCCGGCGAGGTCGTCACACAGGCGCACGTACGCCACCTGGACCTGCCGTTCGGCGCCGGGCGGTTCGCGCTCATCACGCTGGACAACGGCCTGGACCACACCAAGCCGACCACCTTCGGGCCGCAGTCGCTGGCGAACCTGAACGCCGCGATCGACCAGGTCGAGAAGGAGGCGGCCGAGGGCACCATCACCGGCATCGGCCTCACCGGCAAGCCGTTCATCTTCGCGGTCGGCGCCGACCTCAAGGGCGTCGAGCTGCTGAGCCGTCACGAGGACGCGCTGGCCATCGGCAAGGGCGGCCACGACGTCTTCCGCCGTCTCTCCGGCCTCGCGGTACCCACCTTCGCGTACTACAACGGCGCGGCGATGGGCGGCGGTGTCGAGGTCGGTCTGCACTGCACCTACCGCACCGTCTCGAAGGCGCTCCCGGCGTTCTCGCTGCCCGAGGTCTTCCTCGGCCTGGTCCCCGGCTGGGGCGGCTGCGCGCTGCTGCCGAACCTGATCGGCGCGGACCGCGCGGTCTCGGTGATCATCGAGAACTCGCTGAACCAGAACCGCCAGCTCAAGGGCAAGCAGGTCTTCGAGCTCGGCATCGCGGACGCGATCTTCGAGGGCGCGGACTTCCTGGAGCAGTCGCTCGTGTGGACCGCGAACGTGCTCAAGGGCGCGGTCACGGTCGAGCGCGCCGAGGTCGACCGCGGTGAGGCCTGGGACGCGGCCGTCGCCCGCGGCCGGGCCATCGCCGACTCCAAGGTGCACGGCGCGGCCCCGGCGGCGTACCGCGCGCTGGACATCATCGCGGCGGCCAAGGACGGCGACCTGTCCGCCGGCTTCGACGCCGAGGACCAGGCGCTCGCTGACCTGATCATGGGCGGCGAGCTGCGCAGCGGCATCTACGCCTTCAACCTGGTCCAGAAGCGCGCCAAGCGCCCGGCCGGCGCCCCGGACAAGAACCTGGCCCGCCCGGTCACCAAGGTCGGCGTCGTCGGCGCGGGCCTGATGGCCTCGCAGCTGGCGCTGCTGTTCCTGCGCCGCCTGGAGGTCCCGGTCGTCCTCACGGACATCGACCAGGAGCGCGTCGACAAGGGTGTGGGCTACGTCCACGCCGAGATCGAGAAGCTGCTCGGCAAGGGCCGCATCAACCAGGACAAGGCCAACCGCCTCAAGGGCCTGGTCTCCGGTGTCCTGGACAAGGCCGAGGGCTTCGCGGACGCGGACTTCATCATCGAGGCCGTCTTCGAGGAGATCGGCGTCAAGCAGCAGGTGTTCGCGGAGGTCGAGGCGGTCGCCCCGGCGCACGCGATCCTCGCCACCAACACCTCCTCGCTGTCGGTGACCGAGATGGCGTCGAAGCTGAAGAACCCCGAGCGGGTCGTCGGCTTCCACTTCTTCAACCCGGTCGCGATCCTCCCGCTGCTGGAGATCGTCCGCGGCGAGCAGACGGACGACGCCTCGCTGGCCACCGCGTTCGGAGTGGCCCGGAAGCTGAAGAAGACGGCGGTCCTGGTGAAGGACGCCCCGGCGTTCGTCGTCAACCGCATCCTCACCCGCTTCATGGGCGAGATCCAGAACGTCATCGACGAGGGCACCCCGGTCGAGGTCGCGGAGAAGGCCGTCGAGCCGCTCGGCCTGCCGATGTCCCCGCTGGTGCTCCTGGAGCTGGTCGGCCCGGCCATCGGCCTGCACGTCTCCGAGACCCTGAACCGCTCCTTCCCGGAGCGCTTCACCGTCTCGCAGAACCTCGCGGCGGTCGTCAAGGCCGGCAAGCGCGGCTTCTACGTCTACGACTCCGGCGCGCCGGTCCTCGACCCCGAGGTCGCCGCCCTCCTCAAGCAGGGCGACACCGTCCTGACCGAGGAGCAGACGCGCGACCGCGTGCTCGACGCGGTGGCGCAGGAGATCGGCCTGATGCTGGAGGAGGGCGTCGTCGCCGAGGCCCAGGACATCGACCTGTGCCTGATCACCGGTGCGGGCTGGCCCTTCCACCTGGGCGGCATCACGCCGTACCTGGACCGTGAGGGCGTCTCCCAGCGGGTCAACGGCAAGCCGTTCCTCGCGCAGGGCGTGGCGAGCGTTCCGGCGTAA
- a CDS encoding acetyl-CoA C-acyltransferase has translation MPRTIRDVVFVDGVRTPFGKAGPKGIYHETRADDLVVKAIRELLRRNPDLDPKKIDEVAIAATTQIGDQGLTLGRTAGILAGLPQSVPGYSIDRMCAGALTAVTSTAGSIAFGAYDVVVAGGVEHMGRHPMGEGVDPNPRFVSEKLVDESALFMGMTAENLHDRYPTITKQRADEYAVRSQEKAAKAYANGKIQQDLVPVSVRRTNAEAGETGWGLVTADEPMRPGTTLESLAGLKTPFRAHGRVTAGNAAGLNDGATASLLAAEDVARELGLPVKMRLVSYAFAGVEPEVMGYGPIPATEKALAQAGLTIDDIGLFEINEAFAVQVLAFLEHYGIADDDARVNQYGGAIAYGHPLASSGVRLMTQLARQFEEQPGVRYGLTTMCVGFGMGATVIWENPNFDGGNK, from the coding sequence GTGCCTCGTACCATCCGGGACGTCGTCTTCGTCGACGGCGTCCGCACCCCGTTCGGCAAAGCGGGCCCGAAGGGCATCTACCACGAGACCCGCGCCGACGACCTCGTCGTGAAGGCCATCCGGGAGCTGCTGCGCCGCAACCCGGACCTGGACCCCAAGAAGATCGACGAGGTCGCCATCGCCGCGACCACGCAGATCGGGGACCAGGGCCTCACGCTGGGCCGCACCGCCGGAATCCTGGCCGGTCTGCCGCAGTCCGTCCCCGGCTACTCGATCGACCGCATGTGCGCGGGCGCGCTGACCGCCGTCACCTCGACGGCCGGTTCCATCGCCTTCGGCGCGTACGACGTCGTCGTGGCCGGTGGCGTCGAGCACATGGGCCGCCACCCGATGGGCGAGGGTGTCGACCCGAACCCGCGCTTCGTGTCGGAGAAGCTGGTCGACGAGTCCGCCCTGTTCATGGGCATGACGGCGGAGAACCTGCACGACCGCTACCCCACGATCACCAAGCAGCGCGCCGACGAGTACGCCGTGCGTTCGCAGGAGAAGGCCGCCAAGGCGTACGCCAACGGCAAGATCCAGCAGGACCTGGTACCGGTCTCGGTGCGCCGCACCAACGCCGAGGCGGGCGAGACGGGCTGGGGCCTGGTCACCGCTGACGAGCCGATGCGCCCGGGCACCACCCTGGAGTCGCTGGCGGGCCTCAAGACCCCCTTCCGCGCCCACGGCCGCGTGACGGCCGGTAACGCCGCGGGGCTCAACGACGGCGCCACCGCCTCGCTGCTCGCCGCCGAGGACGTCGCCCGCGAGCTGGGCCTCCCGGTCAAGATGCGCCTCGTGTCGTACGCCTTCGCGGGCGTCGAGCCGGAGGTCATGGGGTACGGCCCGATCCCGGCGACCGAGAAGGCGCTGGCCCAGGCCGGTCTGACCATCGACGACATCGGTCTCTTCGAGATCAACGAGGCGTTCGCCGTGCAGGTGCTCGCCTTCCTGGAGCACTACGGCATCGCCGATGACGACGCCCGCGTCAACCAGTACGGCGGTGCCATCGCCTACGGCCACCCGCTGGCCTCCTCCGGTGTCCGGCTCATGACGCAGTTGGCCCGGCAGTTCGAGGAGCAGCCCGGGGTCCGCTACGGCCTGACGACGATGTGCGTCGGCTTCGGCATGGGCGCGACGGTCATCTGGGAGAACCCGAACTTCGACGGAGGCAACAAGTGA